The following DNA comes from Bombus pascuorum chromosome 3, iyBomPasc1.1, whole genome shotgun sequence.
CTCGATCGTCAATACGACAGTTCTCGCGTATCGAAACTATCTTGACGTTTGTGTCGACAGGTGAGACGACTGAGCGAGCGTGGCGGAGAAGGATCAGGACCATCACCGAGGGAAGCTGCTTTCCTGTCCACCCTCTCTCAAGCACCAGCTCCTCAGCCAGGTGGCCGAAGACATTCGGTTGTTACGATTGCTAAAGTGCCACCGACTCTGTTTGGCCGTAATCGTCGCGAATCAATCGCCGCTTTTCCTCTTGGAGGCGCGACCAGAATATTGCCGAGTCGTCGAGACTCGGAGTCTAGAATATCCGGACCACCGAGCAACAGTGGAAGCACGCACAATCTTCAGTTGGACATTATGGACGATATCGCAGAGATGAAAGCGAGGAAGGTGAggatttttcgtttattttagcCGCTCCATCTCCGCTAGTTTGAAGACTGAGAAAAACCGAGTTTAAAGTTGAAGAAGTTCTATACGATCGTGCGAAATTAGGATTTGAAAGAACCGAATAATCGTTGCTTTTCAGGTATACAATTTTCACcgtactatttattattttattctttgtaacttataattatttacatcataTCGTTCTTTATAACAATGTACGCATACGTGGATtcatcaattattttttttcttcttttctagaTGGAGTtagaacaattattaattaggcGAAAATTAACACTTAAAATTACGGACGAATCGAATCGCTATGGTTTTCATTCCTTGTTCGTCAGGAGCCTCGCTAAGGAAGCACGTCTTCGTCGGTGAAGCTTATAGCATGGTCGCGAAGAAGCTTATTTTTCAATTGgaatcataaattattaagcaataacATAGAGCATACTCTTTTTGAGAATTTTGCTTTATTCCACGCTCAATCGCCAGGGACGTGTCGTAACTCGATATCTCCGCAGGGTAATTTGGAATTATATTACAGCGGTACAAGTTGCCGAACTTCCTCGCCCGCAGAGATATCGTGATCTTCTCGGGAAACTCTAACATCTCGTGTTAGTTCAAGTAGCGTCCCATCCTTGCCAGAAGAAGGCGCGCCAAGAGCACGTGAAAGGCTGGTCGTGACACTCGCGGCATTCACACCTCGAACATTACTAGGAGAACACAGAAAAAGATACTTGTTAACGTTCAAGCGGTTCAAATATTGTTCAACTCTCGCGCGACACAAACGTTGTTCAAACTTGGAACGCTACAGGCATTTTTCAACTCTGTTACGAGCAAACTTATACATATTCATTGAGAACATACGAAGGAATACGTGCTGTATTCGTTATCGCGCGTTTCTTTATTAGAGTTCAGATTTTTATGGATCGTCGTTATTGAAACAACAAACGTTCAATTCGGTTCTTCTCTACGTGCTCATAATCTTGGCTGATAACAGTCATTCGCTATATATATCGTTGGTATCGATGTCAAAGGATTAACAGAGACAAATACGTCCGTACAATCCGATTTGATTGATTTTAGATCCTGCATCAAACGGATCtctaaataaacaaataatttctgattctaaacatttatattacgATCATCTGATTATTAGGatattagatatattataaagaaagatattatgtattaaataatctGCCTCTTCTTCCGCTTTAAAATGCTCTACGAAGGCCTCTTATAGTCGTTCAATTTTTCAGGTCATAGAAAAGAACATTACGCGTATTCCTAACAATCGCTCAAAGACTCGAACGTGTGCTTCGATAAAGCTCGCTTAACTTTCATCGACACATCGATAACTTTGCGTTCCAAGATGTTGTTACGTCCTAGAATCTCTAACATAATTTTGGAAGTGAAATTTCTGTACGAAACAATTCCATCGCTTTGTAACGCTTAACAGCTCGATCATCGAAACATGTATCATAACGTATGaattatgataaaaaagaaactatcTTTCGAATAAAAGCAATCCGTTTGCCAGGTGCGCTTAAAGATGTACAAGACGTCGACGGAGCAAGTGTGCGAGATACAGCCGCTGGAAGGTAACAGCTCCGCTCAACGTTACACTCAATATCCGAAACGACGATTCTCTGAAATGCCTGCTCCGTCGGTTTCGCCGACGTCTTCTCTCCGAAGGCGCGTCTCGGAACTGCCAAGAGCCGTGAGTGCATCGGTTTCCGGTGCTGCGGGCATCGTCTGCTCCAATACGGATCTGATATCGATCCTAAGCTCGTTAGCGTCTTCCGCGACGGAAATCAACCGATGCGGCGAGGAAGCGTCGAGTTCGCGGGACGATAGCAAATCAAGCTGGTCCGGAAAAACGGCCGAACAGAAACGAAGTCGATTGAAGAGCTTCCGTTCCAACAGCTTCGACGTGTCGATATTGCACGGAGCCAAGGGTAAGCTTAGCGGATCCTCGAAAGCTGCCGCTTCGACCATTATGGCACCGTCGAATTGGTTCACGAAGAGACACCAACCGATGTCGAAGAAACAGAAGCCGGAAGATTTAATAACGGCCAGCTTAAGCCTTAAATTCGATAAGTCGAAGGTAGTGAAGGCGGTGAAGGAAACGTTGGGCAAAACGTCCCCTAACAGCGACGTCAGACACAAAGTCGTATGGGACGACACTAGTGGAACGAAAGTGGACGCTCAGGTCAGTTGTATTTCTTGTTACGATATCGTTTCTTGCTTAAGGGTCATCGTAGGTGAAAGGaggaatgaaaaagaaaattgtaaatcgTAAAATCTCTTGCAGAGAATGCactttatcataaaaattaataaagtcaACAACAACGTGTAATTAAGTAATTGTTGTttgatattctttattatcgATATAGGTGAAACGCGAAGAAGACAATTTGCGATCATTGCGGACGATATCGCAATGACATTATTATCAATcggtaatattaaaaataaattcatatggGATGAAAAGAGTGTCAAAAGTGGTCATTTTTGGATCTTCTTGCGAAGGGAAAATTCCTGCAAAATGTTTAAGAACGTCTATCAACAaggaacaaaaaatattattacagttccatcatcttcttctttttattcttcttcgtttttttccaGATGATCCatgtatgaaataattcttCAGATGCTCTGCTGGTaaatgaatcgaaatttgtaatcGAGCAGGTTTCAAGTACAGCGAGATCGTTGTTGGCTATTGTTCTATACCGATATCGacaaaataattcttcgaCGACTCTGTTGATAAATCAATTGTAGTTTGAAATCGAACGAATCTGAAGTACCATCAGTTTGTTGCTACGTGAGAACAATAGCCATCAACGATCTCGCAGTAATTCGGATTCGTTCGATTTTAAACTTCGATTGATTTACCGACAGAAtctctaaataattattttgctgGTAAATTCTGCTGGTAAATCGATAAGAGTTTGGAATCGAGCAAATACGAAGTACAAGATCGTTGTTGGCTATTGTTCTCACGTAGCAACAGTCTGATGGTACTTCAGATTCGCTTGATTTCGAACTTCGTTCGCTTGatttaattattgatttatcatctggatcaaaatttaaagaaaatgaagatcTAGTCTAGCGAGTAAGTTTGGCCTCTGTCTGATTTTCTCATCTCTGCACTCATCTTTTCCAACTTCCATGTCATATTTCGGATAAATGCTAacaattctttatttcttgATAGATGCTTTTAAACGTCCCGTAAGAATTTTTCGTTCGCAAGGAGGTCCAATAATGGTCACTTTTTGACCTAACCCCAACTTAACCCCTCTTTTCATccaatatgaattttattttaatattactgaTCTCTGATGGTGGATCTGCGATATTGTACGTAATGATTGTAAATCTTTTCGACTTCTCatctatattaataattaggaatattaaataacagttaaatacttaaatacatgttatttgattttatgatgctaaaaaatttaaatatttataacattatgatCTTTATTCTTTAAGCATGAAAATAGTTCCTATTTCTGATTTATGTGATATACTTCTGTCAagtaaatttacatatatactttcaTCTTGGCAAAAGAATATGTAAGTTATCGTATctacgtactattacgtattttaatatcgttcaagTACTGTGCGTTATTTGACTGCTTCATCCTCCAAGGATTAAGCTACCATTTTCTTCGCCATCTTTTACCATCTTTTCGCTTAATGCGAAATctcgtttcataaaa
Coding sequences within:
- the LOC132905643 gene encoding uncharacterized protein LOC132905643; translated protein: MRRQSYSSNVNAASCGEPQIIVEESTLGEEEAEWRRNESPPRCMDPDSPSLNPYLLSPWREARKHSLPTPQCTSGITASQVRRLSERGGEGSGPSPREAAFLSTLSQAPAPQPGGRRHSVVTIAKVPPTLFGRNRRESIAAFPLGGATRILPSRRDSESRISGPPSNSGSTHNLQLDIMDDIAEMKARKVRLKMYKTSTEQVCEIQPLEGNSSAQRYTQYPKRRFSEMPAPSVSPTSSLRRRVSELPRAVSASVSGAAGIVCSNTDLISILSSLASSATEINRCGEEASSSRDDSKSSWSGKTAEQKRSRLKSFRSNSFDVSILHGAKGKLSGSSKAAASTIMAPSNWFTKRHQPMSKKQKPEDLITASLSLKFDKSKVVKAVKETLGKTSPNSDVRHKVVWDDTSGTKVDAQVLGSAIEKILTAQRGNDTEASGSSGKPSVSPNKPRSGKVASWFSSTKDQEQTESCEPSICSSLKDLFVK